AATCGGTGGCTGATGGCGCAGGGGAGGGGTGGGCTGTCCAGACTCTGCTCTGTTCCTGCTACCTCCAGGGGGCTGCTCAATCCCAACCATGTGGAGCAGGGGATACAAACGCTTGTCAGAGTGGCCGCCCCAGGTCTGGTCACGTGGACGTCTCCAATCCTCCATGCTCTGCCCCACCCTGGACCCCACCCCACACTGTCCTCAGATCCCCTCCCGTACCCCAGTGGGGCCCCATCCCTGCCTCCTGCTTCTCTTCTGAAGGCCCCAGCTCTCCCCAAAACCTTGTCCTCTGGTCACAATGCTCAGGGTCCTTAGTGTCTCCCTGTGCACCCCAGCTCCCCTGCATGGAGTCTGGAAAGTCATCCCTGGTATGGAGAGGAGGGTGACTTCCCCCATGGCTACCACCTCTGGCTTCTGAGAATCTGACCCTGCGGGGCTCCCTCCTTGGAATGTCACCACGTCACTGGCCGGAGTGGGCGAGGCTACAGGGCCCACAGGGCTCTCACTGCAGTCCCCTGCCCAGTTCACCATGGACCCCTGGGGCTCCTGGAGTGAGGGCCCTGCCTGTCCTTCTTGCCTCTCCAGGCCAGGAGCAGAGGTGGCACCTGGATGACACCTCAACAAAGCTGTGAGCCGCGGTCACCCTGCCCAGAGCAGCTGTCCTGGGCTCCTCTCACCACGGCCGGTTTGGTTTCAGGTGGGCTATGAGGCAGGGGTGGGACCAGCCTTGATGCCAAGGCTGAtgtggcgggggggggggcctttttgctcccagcaggccccacctcctgCCTCTGCGGGAGGGAAGGGGCGCTTCCTGTGAGCAGGTGGGGGTGCGGGTACAGGTGGTGGGATCCCAGCAGACACCTGGATTTGGGGGAGACCCCTGAGCAGCGGCAGGGAGGGTGTCCTACCTGGGCGGGGGCCTGCCCGCGAAGGGGTTGTGTGCCAGCAGGGACAAGGCCTCGGCGTCACTGGCTAGGAGCTTGCCAGCCAGGTGGATGATCCAGTCGTTGTGCTCGTAGGTCTGGGAGGAGAGGTCAGGCTGGAGACGGCTGTGCCACTCGCTGTCCAGGCACAGCCCCTCCAGACGCTTGGCTGTGCCCTCCACTCCCTCCTGAGGCTTTCCTGGAGGTGGGTTCCCTGGGCAGCCGCACTCCAGTTCTTTGGCTGGGGTCCCCTTAAGGGGCTGCCTGCTTCGCGTGCTCCTTGTAGCCCTGACCACTCATTCCCATGTCGGCCGCTGGCTTCGCTCCCCTGGCTGGGTGCCTTGGAGCCTGTCCACCCCAGCACCCTCTGTCTGGGCCTTGCCTCCCTGAGGCTCAGTTTTCTGGTGGCTGAGACGGGACCGGGAGGACAGAAACAGCAGCTCTGTCCATGGGTGCCTATGCTACCCCCAGCCCTGGGgattccttctttcctgttcactgagacagggtctggctctgtcccccagactggaatgcaacgCTGCCATCATTTGAGGCTGCAGGGgttgggctcaatcgatccttcctcctcctgcgtagctgaaaccacaggcgCCACCCTCAGCtactggctaacttttgtatttttcgtagataCAGTGTCTCGCTatggcacccaggctgggatTCCTGGCATGAGACACCACCTGGCAGACCCTGGGGGATGGTGGGGCTGGGCTGCCACATGAGGCCCCTCCTAAGGCTGGGCCTGGATGTCGTGTGGGCTCAGTTCTCAGCTCAGGCAGGATCCCATctctcccagcctccctccccaccagcccCTTCAGTGGGCGTTCTAGAAACCTGCCATCTGCAGGCAGAAGAGGGTGGGGTACAGGCAGGTCCATGCGCCCGCCAGGGACCGTCCCCCACCTGGAAGGCCGCGAACCACATCAGCCAGTCCAGGCGGTAGTGGTACGGGGAGATGAGGCAGGGCCGTCTGCTGGGGTCACCTGGCTTGCACTTGAACTCGTAGTCCTCCCACACGGCGTCGGGGGCGCTGGCGTTGGAGCTGGCTGTGCCCTGCAGGATCACCTCCGCCCGCTCCTTGGTGATGCTgccgggagaccgaggcaggccaGGCCCACGTCACACACTGGCTGGGCCGAGTGGGGTGCATGGTGGGGGGGGTTCCCCAACTGTCCATCCTGGCCCAGGTGGAGGGCTACAGCCTCCACCTGCCTCCCGGTCAGGGGCTACTGAGAGGCTGGGTGGGGCTGAGGAGAACTTTTGGGAACTGTGGCCCCAGGGGCTCATTCGAGAACACCTTCTCTGCCCCTGAAGACCCAGCTGCAGCCGGCATGTGCCCCATGCCCCTCGGCAGCTCAGGGTGGACACGAGGGGGACAGAGGCCAAGGGGCTGGCCCCAGGGCAGGGATGGTGCCTGTGTTCAGGTGGCACTACCCGGCATTCCCACGCAGGGGGTTGGGGCCTGGTGGCCTCTCCCTTACGCCCCCAGTAGGCATTCCAGGGCCGCAGCCCACCTGCCTGGTGACCTCGGGCCCTGCCCCTTTGCCTCATGGGACCAGGACGGAGGAGGCCTGCGTGTCCAGGCCCAGTAATGGGGACAGCACGGCCTGTGCCTGGGTcaggctggggtggggcaggggaaaCGTGGGGTCATGGGGGCCTGCACTCTAACCCCACCTGAATGTGGCTGGTCAGGGCTGAGTCTCCCCATATACCCAGCTCCGGGGGACGGGGACCCCAGGCTCATACCTTCCGAAGGCCCCGTAAGTGTTGACGATGTGAAGAGAGTTGAAGTGGGTGTTCATGACCTGCCTGGAGCTCAGCAAGTTGAGGACCACGGGCACGCTGAGCCAGGCCAGCAGGACGCCCAGCGAGACGTTGGCTGCACGCCGCACCACGGAGCCTGGCAGGGGAGTGACATTTTCCAGGTGGGGCTCCCAGCTGCCCCATGGCCTGTCCCCGGGGAGACCCCAGCTGCCGCTCCCTAAGGGTCAGCTGTCCTGGGTCCTGGGGACGGAGCAGCACCCGACCTCACACACCTTGTTCCTGGCACGCTGCACAGCAGACGGCGCTGACTCTCCTCCTACCCTGGCGTCCCCAACCCACACGGGTATGCTGACTCTCCTCCTACTCTGGCATCCCCAACCCACATGGGTATGCTGACTCTCCTCCTACCCTGGCGTCCCCAACCCACATGGGCAGGCTGTGGGCCTGGCACCACCCGACTTTCTCATGCCCTTGGGCACTGGGGCAGGGCCCCCAGCTGAGCCACCTACCGAATCTGGGCTTGGGCCGGGCCCCTCGGATGTCCCTCTGCATCTGCAGAACTCGGTCCTTCAGGCTGCCCGGCCCAGAGGGAAACAAGAATCCCAGGGTGGCGTCATCAAAGCAGGCCAGGCTGGGCACCATAGTCAGCcagttcaggaagctgaggttccCGCTGATGATGAGGACGGCCTGTGGAGACGCCGCAGCTGAGCCTCGTGCAGGGGCTCGTGTGGGGCCCCCGGGCGGCTGGCGCCTCTCTTCCCGGAGCAGGGGGGCTGGCGCCTCTCTTCCCGGAGCAGGGGGGCTGGCGCCTCTCTTCCTGGAGCGGGGTGGGGGGCCCTGCACCCAGCTCTGCCCTTGTTGTCCCTCGGGCCCAGCATCACAACTGAAACCCAGCTGTGCCTTCATGGAGGGGACAGCAGACGCCTCAGAGGTGCCTTCCGGCAGGTGCTTCCAGAACATTCCTCCCATGACTGCACGTTTCTGTGCAGGTTCTGTCCCTTGCTTTAGTGATCTGCAAGGCGGGGGCCGGACCAGATCACCAGACCCTGTGCCCTCCTGGAAGTCCTCACCTTCAGAGGGCGCCTGCAGGGGTCATGCCCGGGGAAGGCTGCTGCGCCCAAACAGAGGAGGCTGTGCTTGGAGAGTGGGTACCGGGGACGCCCCTCAGCCGACGGGTGACATGGACAACAGGGGCCATGGGGGGGCCACCAGTAACGCCCCCACTCCAAAATACGAAATGCAAGGGAGTGAGACACAGGCACCGGACCCTGTGCCACAGAGAtgaacaggaggagaggggaggggctgcATGCCGGGCTGGCCGAGCAGCACGGCTGGGAGAGCTCCAAGGAAAGACTCAGCAGCAGCAGTGAGTAAACCTGCAGCAGGAAAGGCAAACCGCGGCAGGAGGGACTCAGAGGGACCCGCTTCTGGACATCCCCGCAGGCCAGCGATCGTTAGGTGACGAAACTGGAGATTGAGCCGCTGTCCCTGCAGCTCCGTTGGGTGATATCACAGGTGTGCTGCCAAACCTCACCCCTGCCGTTGCCGCGGAGGCATCAGGGAGACAGGGGCGGCTTGCGTGGCCTGTCGCCCCGCATGGGTGATGGTCTGCAGCTGAGCCGGTGGACCCTGGGCCGGCAGGACCCGGGCGTGGCTTCCTCAGACAGCTCAGTCAGCCAGATTTGATGCATCAAAGCCCAGCCTTTATCCCCGTAACTCAGGAGGAAGGTTGAGGGCAGGGACACTGATGTCTAATGAAGGGACTCGTGAGGGCAGCCACATCAGTTTTATGGGCGGTGATGGTGTTTTATGAACTGTGCATTCATGGCTCTCCCTGGGTGAATTGGGAATTGGGAAAAATAGCTTTCCTGGTTCTGAGCCCCAAAACAGTTATTTCTTATTCTCCACTGTCTACAAGGTTACTAAACCCCTGTGCCAAAAACAGCCCCACCTCGCCCTGGCTGGGGTTAGCCACCTCTGCCACCAGCTCCCCTCCGCCAGTCCAGACCCCCATGCCCTCCGTCCTGAGTGTGACCAGGCCTGGTTTGGGGTGGGGCGGCTGGGAGCCCCTGAGCTCCCGTGACAGGGAGGGTGCAGGGCTGGGCACTGAGGTCTGACCTTTGGGCCCACTCTTGGAGGAGACGCTACAGGTGACACTGGAATGTCCTGGTGGGAAAAGCTTGGGTCTTTCTGGCCCTTCCCTGTGGTCAGCCCGACTGGCAGATGGGACCAAAGCGACCTGGGGCATAGCCTGAACCAGCGCCCATTCAGATGCTCGGCCACGCCAGAACCATCAGGAGCTTTGAGCAGCACCCAGCCCTGAGCGCCTGCCTGCGTTGGTCAGGGTGGGCCCCGCCTGAGCGTATTTCCAAAGCCCCCTTGGGTCATCCTGATGTGGACTCAGTGGGGAACTCTAGCCTCAGGGAACTAGGGCTCTAGAGAGCACAGATCTGGGCATCAGATCCTGTTTCTAAGAAAGCTTCGGGGCTCGGGGCCCTGCTCCATGCAGAGGCATCCCCAGCTGCGCCCCGTTCAGCTGCTCTGGTGCATCTCTCGCCCTCCATCTGGTCGGCTGTTTTGTTATGAAAACGCAGTTCCGCTTAGAGTGCACGGCCTGAGCGCTGCTGGGGGACCTCGtcttccttgtttttcttctaGCGTCACTGAGCCATCTCCTCAGAGGGAAATCAATCTTCTCACGGCCCATCTGTGCTCGCCCCCGCCGGCGGAGTCCTCACAAGGCTGTGCGGCCCACAGATGACCCAGCCGGTGGCTGGGAGCGGAGGCGAGGCCCGAGGGGGTCCCCAAGGCTGGCACAGGATCTGGAGCTTGAGGTGATGGAATCCTGGGCCCAAGAGACGGAGCAGCAGGTGTTCCGAGGCCAACGGCGCATGGCCCCAAGAAGGAAGAGAGGCGTCTCTGGATGCAGCTTCCTGCCTGTCAGCTGCCACGGAGAACAGGTGGCTTGTGGGGACCCTCTGCCGAGGACACGCCTGCGCTCGTGGGGACCCTCCGCCGAGGACACGCCTGCTCGCGGGGACCCTCTGCCGAGGACACGCCTGCGCTCGCGGGGACCCTCCGCCTAGGACACGCTTGCTCGCGGGGACCCTCCGCCGAGGACACGCCTGTGCTCACGGGGACCCTCCGCCGAGGACACGCCTGCTCGCGGGGACCCTCCGCCGAGGACACGACTGCGCTCGCGGGGACCCTCTGCTGGGGAAATGCGTTGTGTTCCCAGGAGGGCACTCTGGTGGGCGTGAACCCAGGTCTCTCTTCGGTGTCACAGAGAGGAGATGAgggcagaagaacatggagaaCATGGTGGGAGGTAGAGAGAGAATCTGCTGAGGTCTAACACAAGTCCATCAGCGTCCACGACAGCAGTGACCCCG
This sequence is a window from Gorilla gorilla gorilla isolate KB3781 chromosome 18, NHGRI_mGorGor1-v2.1_pri, whole genome shotgun sequence. Protein-coding genes within it:
- the LMF1 gene encoding lipase maturation factor 1 isoform X2 encodes the protein MLGAGLIKIRGDRCWRDLTCMDFHYETQPVPNPAAYYLHHSPWWFHRFETLSNHFIELLVPFFLFLGRRACVIHGVLQILFQAVLIISGNLSFLNWLTMVPSLACFDDATLGFLFPSGPGSLKDRVLQMQRDIRGARPKPRFGSVVRRAANVSLGVLLAWLSVPVVLNLLSSRQVMNTHFNSLHIVNTYGAFGSITKERAEVILQGTASSNASAPDAVWEDYEFKCKPGDPSRRPCLISPYHYRLDWLMWFAAFQTYEHNDWIIHLAGKLLASDAEALSLLAHNPFAGRPPPRWVRGEHYRYKFSRPGGRHAAEGKWWVRKRIGAYFPPLSLEELRPYFRDRGWPLPGPL
- the LMF1 gene encoding lipase maturation factor 1 isoform X1, whose translation is MLGAGLIKIRGDRCWRDLTCMDFHYEEKFAGCFLRSGPAAPPCPDPPFPWPWVECPGCTGAPGLACSVDTATPTSQLTAKFQTQPVPNPAAYYLHHSPWWFHRFETLSNHFIELLVPFFLFLGRRACVIHGVLQILFQAVLIISGNLSFLNWLTMVPSLACFDDATLGFLFPSGPGSLKDRVLQMQRDIRGARPKPRFGSVVRRAANVSLGVLLAWLSVPVVLNLLSSRQVMNTHFNSLHIVNTYGAFGSITKERAEVILQGTASSNASAPDAVWEDYEFKCKPGDPSRRPCLISPYHYRLDWLMWFAAFQTYEHNDWIIHLAGKLLASDAEALSLLAHNPFAGRPPPRWVRGEHYRYKFSRPGGRHAAEGKWWVRKRIGAYFPPLSLEELRPYFRDRGWPLPGPL